One bacterium genomic region harbors:
- a CDS encoding 2-C-methyl-D-erythritol 2,4-cyclodiphosphate synthase, with product MIRIGCGYDVHRFAEGRALFLGGERIEHPLGLLGHSDADVLLHALCDALLGAVAKGDIGIHFPPGEPQYKDISSMKLLLRVMEMLNNDGWNLVNADMTIVCERPKIAPYSEKIRANIAAAAGVALDAISLKATTSEKLGFTGREEGIAAMAVVLVEK from the coding sequence ATGATTAGAATCGGTTGCGGTTATGATGTCCATCGCTTCGCCGAAGGGCGCGCGCTCTTCCTCGGCGGTGAACGAATCGAACATCCACTCGGCTTACTCGGCCACTCGGATGCCGATGTTTTGTTGCACGCGCTGTGCGATGCACTTCTCGGCGCCGTCGCCAAGGGAGATATCGGAATTCATTTCCCGCCCGGCGAACCGCAATACAAGGACATTTCATCAATGAAACTGCTGCTGCGTGTCATGGAGATGCTGAACAACGACGGCTGGAATCTCGTCAACGCCGACATGACCATCGTCTGCGAACGCCCCAAGATCGCGCCATACTCCGAGAAAATTCGCGCCAATATCGCCGCGGCCGCCGGTGTGGCGCTTGATGCGATTTCGCTCAAGGCAACGACTTCCGAGAAGCTTGGATTCACCGGTCGCGAAGAGGGCATCGCGGCGATGGCTGTGGTGTTAGTGGAGAAATAG
- a CDS encoding D-alanine--D-alanine ligase: MKILVLAGGESKEREVSLNTGKAIAAALKTIGHDVAMIDTKDGRDLLGAPASESSPSGEIAPRQKYDLSIPASMRDCDCVFIALHGGLGENGTLQAMFDLAKVPYTGSGVLASALAMDKQRTKLILSAVGVPSPRTVCFGDEASIFKYLGSEGADDLEYPMVVKPNCEGSTVGLSIVHSYDQLLDGIRLAGKYDLNILVEEFIPGRELTVAILGEEALPVVEIVPKSGFYDYHSKYTSGASDYFCPAEIDPTVEKDAKEFALTAFQVLGCEGYARVDFRLNPDNELFCLEVNTLPGMTATSLVPKAAKAAGMSFEQLLSKIIELSLKKS; encoded by the coding sequence TTGAAGATATTAGTTTTGGCCGGGGGCGAATCAAAAGAGCGCGAGGTTTCGCTCAATACCGGCAAAGCCATCGCCGCCGCACTCAAGACCATAGGCCACGATGTCGCGATGATTGACACGAAAGATGGCCGCGACCTGTTGGGAGCGCCCGCAAGCGAATCTTCGCCCAGCGGCGAGATAGCACCGCGCCAGAAATACGACCTATCGATTCCCGCCTCGATGCGCGACTGCGACTGCGTGTTCATCGCGCTTCACGGTGGCCTCGGCGAAAATGGAACACTGCAGGCGATGTTCGATCTCGCCAAAGTCCCATACACCGGCTCCGGCGTGCTCGCCTCCGCATTGGCGATGGACAAGCAACGCACCAAACTGATTCTGAGCGCCGTCGGTGTGCCTTCGCCGCGCACGGTCTGTTTCGGCGACGAAGCGTCGATCTTCAAGTATCTCGGCAGTGAAGGCGCTGATGATCTCGAATACCCGATGGTGGTCAAACCGAATTGTGAAGGCTCCACGGTCGGCTTGAGCATCGTACACAGCTACGATCAATTGCTTGATGGCATCCGCCTCGCCGGAAAGTACGACCTGAATATTCTCGTCGAAGAATTCATTCCCGGTCGCGAATTGACTGTGGCAATCCTCGGCGAAGAGGCTCTGCCCGTCGTCGAAATCGTGCCCAAATCCGGCTTCTACGACTATCACTCAAAATACACCTCCGGTGCTTCCGACTATTTCTGTCCCGCCGAGATCGATCCTACTGTCGAGAAAGACGCCAAGGAGTTTGCCTTAACCGCATTTCAAGTGCTCGGCTGTGAAGGTTACGCGCGCGTCGACTTCCGTCTCAATCCCGATAACGAATTGTTCTGCCTCGAGGTTAACACGCTTCCCGGCATGACCGCAACCTCGCTAGTCCCCAAAGCCGCCAAAGCCGCCGGCATGTCGTTCGAGCAACTGCTCTCCAAGATCATCGAGTTGTCGTTGAAGAAATCGTAG
- a CDS encoding DedA family protein encodes MEVFFSKADEILNMVAGHSAIWIYMFVLVSMIIENFFPPFPGDTCIFICGVYAAGGNASWTTIYILSIVGTLISVMGLYYVGRTQGRVVLSSHRARWLGVKRLDHVEQWFEKYHDKVLLASRWLTGVRALIALLAGIGRVPAWRMLIYSTISTITWNFLVLYLAKRLRQDWAVIDRILATYNQIIIAVVLLVVGFIIYKIIVRRKRGETT; translated from the coding sequence GTGGAAGTCTTTTTCTCCAAAGCCGACGAAATCCTCAACATGGTCGCTGGCCACAGCGCCATCTGGATCTATATGTTCGTGCTCGTCTCGATGATCATCGAAAATTTCTTTCCGCCATTTCCCGGCGACACCTGCATTTTCATCTGCGGCGTTTATGCCGCCGGCGGTAACGCCTCGTGGACGACCATCTACATCCTGTCGATTGTCGGCACGCTGATCTCGGTGATGGGCTTGTACTACGTTGGCCGCACACAGGGCCGCGTCGTGTTGTCAAGCCACCGCGCGCGCTGGCTCGGCGTCAAGCGGCTCGATCATGTCGAACAATGGTTTGAAAAATATCACGACAAAGTGCTTCTCGCTTCGCGCTGGCTGACCGGTGTGCGCGCTTTGATCGCATTGCTTGCCGGTATCGGCCGTGTCCCGGCGTGGCGGATGTTGATCTACAGCACCATCTCGACCATCACCTGGAATTTTCTGGTACTCTATCTCGCCAAGCGACTCCGACAGGACTGGGCGGTCATTGACCGAATACTTGCGACATACAATCAGATCATCATCGCCGTAGTTTTGCTTGTGGTCGGGTTTATCATTTACAAGATTATTGTGCGCCGTAAACGAGGAGAAACGACTTGA